In Rhodothermales bacterium, a single genomic region encodes these proteins:
- a CDS encoding CheR family methyltransferase, whose amino-acid sequence MPFTAMFTTLDTPAASRTHSPHLRTAAPFLSLIEDLTDRTHRRLMGFLPDPNQALAALLDRAGATSPLGFKSLTPAQVLRRLNRRMRACSASDMTTYARLAIDQPDELASLRRSLHVRSSRFFHDPEALFVLERYAMLALFAAGTLKTSIRVLVTGCASGEEAYTIAILFHEYARCMAHPPTIKVHAVENDVTLVEAARRGHYPRTIAGDLSEACLAAYFTPEVDGYAVARHVRDSVTIHHGVPQGDAALEELDLIVSRNPVLLMDPVRQDELLRSCHARLRAGGYLLLGSALQADDASAFFESVVGSSGLYRSRDTSSCETLPASLSEVTLSETHQKQRSRGLLAYAKHLKEELFQSEERARMGHEYLDALASPTEAEMAALDRAYRRLEQLVAASNTGFLHIDGDRRIQLFSRGLRQILALDPNDIGRPIADFSWPMRSTLEDMIASAQRAQTATERTLLIADRTYQVRVSPVDDLTESAGSVVCSFVDSTTHARADEWLELQGQAFDQLHDPVIVTNCSLQVLFVNESASRRYGIDHTASAGRGLGTLLQIDWPSQEERQKAYDALVERGSWVGRQVHRTLDGQTYEVETAVSMLRDARREEIGLLISVRELDYRTVVGAEALRRVIDDLSDRSTLLSSDGAPVGAIPLPALRPSRPPRERQAAR is encoded by the coding sequence ATGCCCTTTACCGCCATGTTCACCACACTGGATACGCCGGCCGCTTCGCGCACGCACTCGCCACATCTCCGTACGGCCGCTCCATTCCTCAGCCTCATCGAAGACCTGACCGACCGGACGCACCGCCGCCTGATGGGCTTCCTCCCCGACCCGAACCAGGCGCTGGCCGCGCTGCTCGACCGTGCGGGGGCTACCTCTCCGCTGGGGTTCAAGTCATTGACGCCGGCCCAGGTCTTGCGCCGGCTAAACCGGCGCATGCGGGCGTGTAGTGCAAGCGATATGACCACCTATGCGCGGTTGGCGATCGATCAACCCGACGAACTGGCGTCGCTCCGACGCAGCCTCCACGTCCGATCCAGCCGCTTCTTCCACGACCCGGAAGCCCTCTTTGTACTCGAGCGGTATGCCATGCTCGCACTATTTGCGGCCGGGACGTTAAAAACCAGCATTCGCGTACTCGTCACGGGATGCGCCAGCGGAGAGGAGGCCTACACCATCGCCATCCTATTTCATGAATACGCGCGGTGCATGGCGCATCCGCCGACGATCAAGGTGCACGCGGTCGAAAACGACGTCACGCTCGTCGAAGCCGCGCGGCGCGGTCATTATCCACGGACGATTGCCGGCGACCTTTCCGAGGCCTGTCTCGCGGCGTATTTCACGCCGGAGGTGGACGGCTACGCCGTCGCCCGGCATGTACGGGATTCCGTCACCATCCATCATGGCGTGCCCCAAGGCGACGCCGCGTTAGAGGAACTGGATCTCATCGTCAGCCGGAATCCGGTGTTGCTGATGGACCCCGTCCGCCAGGATGAACTGCTCCGATCCTGCCATGCCCGGCTGCGGGCGGGCGGGTACCTCCTGCTGGGCTCGGCGCTCCAGGCGGACGACGCGTCGGCTTTTTTCGAAAGCGTCGTCGGTTCCAGCGGGCTCTACCGGAGCCGCGACACGTCGTCCTGCGAAACCCTGCCAGCCTCGCTCTCCGAAGTGACGCTGTCCGAAACGCACCAGAAGCAGCGCTCGCGCGGGCTCCTCGCCTATGCGAAGCATCTGAAGGAAGAGCTTTTTCAGAGCGAGGAGCGCGCCCGCATGGGACACGAGTATCTGGACGCCCTCGCCTCGCCGACGGAGGCCGAGATGGCCGCGCTGGACCGCGCCTATCGCCGGCTCGAACAGCTGGTGGCCGCCAGCAACACAGGGTTCCTCCACATCGACGGCGACCGGCGCATCCAGCTCTTCTCCCGCGGCCTTCGGCAGATCCTCGCCCTGGACCCCAACGACATAGGCCGGCCTATCGCCGACTTCTCCTGGCCGATGCGATCCACGCTCGAGGACATGATCGCCTCCGCCCAGCGCGCGCAGACGGCGACGGAGCGGACGCTTCTCATCGCCGACCGCACCTACCAGGTGCGGGTGAGCCCCGTGGACGACCTCACGGAGAGCGCCGGCAGTGTCGTGTGCTCGTTCGTCGACTCGACGACCCATGCCCGCGCCGACGAGTGGCTGGAGTTACAGGGACAGGCGTTCGACCAATTACACGACCCGGTCATCGTCACGAACTGCTCACTGCAGGTGTTGTTCGTCAACGAATCCGCCTCCCGGCGGTACGGCATCGACCACACCGCGTCGGCCGGCCGGGGCCTGGGTACATTGTTGCAGATCGACTGGCCCTCGCAGGAGGAGCGTCAGAAGGCGTACGACGCCCTGGTCGAACGCGGCTCGTGGGTGGGCCGGCAGGTCCATCGCACCCTCGACGGACAAACGTACGAGGTAGAAACCGCCGTCAGCATGTTACGGGACGCGCGGCGCGAGGAGATCGGACTGCTCATCTCGGTCCGCGAGCTCGACTACCGGACGGTGGTCGGAGCCGAGGCCCTGCGGCGAGTGATCGACGACCTGAGCGACCGGAGCACGTTACTTTCGAGCGACGGTGCGCCCGTCGGTGCGATTCCACTTCCGGCGCTGCGCCCCAGCCGGCCACCGAGAGAACGGCAGGCGGCGCGTTAG